The DNA window ACTGGAGAAGTTATAAAAAAGACTGGAGTGAAGGGTGACATAGTGTCAAGACAAACCCGAGGGTTTGCAACCTTTTATGTGTAAGAGGTTGAGACATCCGAGAAGAGTTAATACATGGGAGATTAGGATGGAGGTATGGAATAGGTATACAAGGAGGCAGAGCTGAGTGAAAGAGAGCATCTGAGGCAAGGAGAAGAAGCAAGAATAGAGGAAAAAAGCGGTGACATTTACACACACCAGGGTAAAACCCAAAGGTTTGGTTTTGTAATGAGAAAATGCACCTCTTTTCCAACGTTATTCCACCTCTTTCTGTTTGCTTTCTCGTTTGTCTCTGCATTCTCTGTATTTTACATTGTGTGCCGGTCGCGTGACCCCACAGATTGTAACTCCCAGTCTCCTATTTTCCCAACAGCTGAAGAGAAGTGAAGATCCCATGATGCTACTTGGGCCGTCTGCTATGGTGCTCAATGGCCTAAACTCCACAGGTACAGTAGCCTGCCCTCATCTTAACACCACAGTGACTGATGTAGATTCTCTCAACtgaagatatctctctctctctctctctctctctctgttgttttgatttgacattttagtcatttagcagatgctcttatcctgagcgacttacaggagtaaTTAGGGCTAAGtcccttgttcaagggcagattTGGGATTTGAACCTACGCTCTTAACAGCTAGGCTACCAGCTGCACCAAATCCAGTGGGCTGATGTATTCAGAATTGGGTTAACTATTGTGGAAAAGGGAATGGGAGGTTTTTGATTTAAAGTATGACAGATCTCACAAGTTTTGTATTATCCAGCTCAGTGGCCATGTGGTTAGAGTGACTGTCCTGAGCTTGATCCCAGGTCGAGTCATACCAAAAGGGGCCAGATTCCTCTCTGCTTGTCACTCGGCATTAAAGAAAATGATTGGgagtaaggccctgtgatagactagtgtccagTGGGTGTACTTGTATTGAACTCTTCATCAAAAGCCTCACGCTACAGTAGATATGCTCATGCCGTTCTGGCTTGGACAAGGCTACTTATATGGCTCAATACTCTCTAAAAGGCATTAATAATGGATAAAACTCACTTTTTTCATTTTTATCTCTCAATGGAATGATAAGCAGTGCAACCAAACCAATGACTTTCTGTGTGCCTTCAAACCTGACGAAAGAGAGGAAATGAATGAAGGAGTAGAAGAAGAGGGGGTGGTGGAAAAGGGGAGTGAGAGGTTTATCATTTAGAGTAGATGACAGATGAGCAGTCAAGTGAGCCCAAAGTAAGATTTAACGAAGCAACTGATAGTGTTAGAAACTTCTAGACACATTGCATTTGAGAATACTATCTAGACCTATTGTCAGAAAACAGTGTGACCTAATGTATTTTCAGGAGGAATGGTGTCGATAAAAAATGCTGCTTAACGTGTTTGTACTATGAAACattatgcattttttttttattagcaAATAAAAAAAGGAATACAAAAAATATCTTCATAAATCAATAATCATTGCATCACTTTATTTTGCTGACCTGGCCTTATTTAGCTATATTTAGAAAGCAGATGGGGGTCAAGAAATAACAATTCAAATACAGCCTCTTCTTATTTATAGATGGACAACCCACTGGGTTGACTTTACAGATTTAGAATTGAACCTATTACCTTTCCATTCGGTGCCCTGTTTGGGTAGTGTGCCCAAAACAGAGATCGTGCGTGATATTTACTTTGCATGCGTTTTTACGCATGCCattgatcagagagagagagagagagagagattaatcgCCCTCTGCACAACTGTTGCTCTAATCCTCCTTGAGAGGATAGGCTTAGTAAAACTACAGGTTGGAGACGCTGCTGCAGCCATATTGAACTGACATTTTGTAAAAAAAGATAGTTCTTTTTTAATTTGATGACCATATTCTAATGAGCATTTACCCTACTAAATATTTTTACAATTAACTTTGAAACTTATTTTCGGGCAGGTCACTGGATGAATCAGTAGGCTAATAAATTGTAATTTTCTAATTTGGTAACCTTTTAATTAGTGGTTGTAGATTAGAATAACGCTTTTTGATAGTTTAGAGATTGTGACAGTGACAACACAGTTTTGAAGATGAAAGACCGATTGGAACAGTTGAAGGCGGTAAGCTACGTCTTTTTATACACTTGTTCATGTTTTCATAGACTTGCTTGCTATTAGCTTAACATATAACCGTTGCCAATcatatataattatataatagGGATGGGGGGGACGTATCATATTTACTCGTTTGTTTTTGCGCACTAGATGCGGTTGGTCCGGATGAGCGGTTTGGCTATAACGTTAGACCAACTGTTTGATCCCATTTTCAGGCCTAGAAAAGCGGAAATAGCCTAGTTGAACATTGGGCTAATTAACATTGGAGCATTAATTTAATCTAGGAAGTAGGTAGGCCTAATTGGGGTGTGATGATATTCAGGCTGTACACTTGTTTATTGGTGGTGCGTTACAAATGGAGTGGGGTGGATACAGAAAGGGGATCAGAAGGGTTGATTAAGGAAGGATTGTTTTCTAATTTCCTGCACTTCTTCCAATGTCTCAATGTCATCGATGTAGGCTATTCATTGTAGCTTGTATGCGCTGCAATCCTTATTGTGTctggttaaaaaaaatactttatagTGGCGTCAAAACACTGATGTAAGAACCGCTAAAAAGCCTGTGAGTGTGATTTATCTCACCACAAACACACTACCACagcaactctgtctgtctgtgtgtcggaACAGAAAAGTGATGTGGCTGCGGATGATGTGGAGATTCCAGTGGAGAACCAAGCCTTTATGGATGACTTCTTCGCCCAGGTATTTCTGACCATACTCCTGAtgtttgtgtgcacgtgtgtgtgttcaCCAGTGTGTCATCATTGCCTGTCTCGGTCTCAGATTGAGGAGATTCGCAGCAGCATCGACAAGATAGATGAGAGTGTGGCGCAAGCAAAGAAGCTGTACTCGACCATCCTCTCCGCCCCTACGCCAGAGCAGAGTAAACATCATCATTcaatcccactctctctctgccccctctctctctctctctctctctctctcactctttgttATCTCGCCCACTTTCTTTCCATTCCATATTGTTCATCTTTGTGGCTTGTTGATACTTCTATGTTACAAtcgctctttttttctctctctctttctctgtgctcACCAGAGACGCAGGATGATTTGGAGGCAGTCACCAACGACATCAAGAAAGCAGCCGGCACCGCTCGCAACAAACTAAAGAGTCAGTCCTTCTTGACCCTTTAAATAGTAGACGCACCATATATTACCCCACCGTCTTTCTGACGACCAACCGTTTTCTGACGACCAGCACGACAGTCATCAAATTGTATAAACGTAGTTTTCCTGTCAAGATAAAGTGTTTTTGAACGCCGTGGACTCCGATGCCATAGTCATTTTGTGTTGTTGTCGGTGGCCGTAGTCACGGTAACGGTTGCATGTTCCTGTCCCTGGCAGGTATTGAGAAGCAACTTGAGACAAACACAGAGGAACGGTCGTCAGCAGACACGAGGATCCGGAAGTCCCAGGTAACCCTTAAAAAACAAACTAACCTCAACCGTACCCTTAACTCTATCGGTTTGCGTGTCAATCATGTCCCTGTCATTTTTCTTGTTGGAGACTGGGGTTGGAGACTCGGGTTCCATCCCCACTAGTTACCATAACAACCTCTGTACCCACCTCCACCTTTTCCCAGCATGCCATCCTGGCCAAGAAGTTTGTGGAGGTGATGACCAAGTACAACGAGGCTCAGACAGATTTTAGAGACAAGAGCAAAGGCCGCATTGCCCGGCAGCTGGAGATCAGTGAGTCTGACGTCTAGGAACCTTCATAACCATGTGATAACCAAGTCATAACCAGTAGTAGAGACACGATACCTGGTATATCTAGGGCCAGGGTTTTTTGTTCCTGGACAAGTCAATTGTCAGGATAAAAATCCAGGCCCAAAGTTACATTAAATTGTAAACGGGAGTGCATGTTTCAGCCTACCACAGACAGACTCAAACCAATACAATGCTCTTTACCAGTTCAAATACTTGGAAAATCCTTTCCCAATATTTTGAGTGTTTGCTTGAATCTGCCTGGAGTTGGGCAGGGTTGCAGTTTTGTCACTTTTGTTTTCTGGTTTattaagccaggcaagctcagacagacacagataaagtatttgaaaccCAGATCTGCTGTTAATGGCGTGTATTAGTATATTCTATGCCAGGATTGTTATAGGTTATTAACTTGTTATTAAGCCTTTCATACATGTTATTAACCCCTTTCTGTGAACTCTCCACTCCACAGCGGGAAAAACAACAACCGACGAGGAGCTGGAGGAGATGTTGGAAGGAGGGAACGCAGCCGTCTTCACCGCAGGGGtaattctgtgtgtgtttgtgcgtttgtGTTCATGTGTACaagtgagaatgtgtgtgtgtgtgtgttcaagcgAAAATGCTTGTGAGTGTGTATGTTAAACCATTGTGTATATCCTCTCCTAGTGTGGGTGTTAAACCGTTGTGTATATCCTCTCCTAGTGTGGGTGTTAAACCGTTGTGTATATCCTCTCCAGGTGTGGGTGTTAAACCGTTGTGTATATCCTCTCCAGGTGTGGGTGTTAAACCGTTGTGTATATCCTCTCCTAGTGTGGGTGTTAAACCGTTGTGTATATCCTCTCCTAGTGTGGGTGTTAAACCGTTGTGTATATCCTCTCCTAGTGTGGGTGTTAAACCTTTGTGTATATCCTCTCCTAGTGTGGGTGTTAAACGTTGTGTATATCCTCTCCTAGTGTGGGTGTTAAACCTTTGTGAATATCCTCTCCTAGTGTGGGTGTGAAACCTTTGTGTATATCCTCTCCTAGTGTGGGTGTTAAACCTTTGTGAATATCCTCTCCTAGTGTGGGTGTGAAACCTTTGTGTATATCCTCTCCTATGTGTGGGTGTTAAACCGTTGTGTATATCTTCTCGTATGTGTTTTGTAGATCATGGAGTCGGGTATATCGAAGCAGGCGTTGAATGAGATCGAAGCGCGGCATAAAGATATTGTGAGGCTGGAGAGCAGCATCAAAGAGCTTCATGACATGTTTGTGGACATTGCTATGCTGGTGGAGAACCAGGTAACCCTTCACTCCTTtgagtgtgcatcccaaatggcaccctattccctacgtagtgcactgcttttgaccgcTGTTTGTGTGTGCCTCTCCCAACACTCCGCCCACTCCCTTCAAAGGGCGGTATGATTGACAAGATTGAGAGCAACATGGACCAATCGGTGGGCTTCGTAGAGCGGGCTGTTGCCGACACCAAGAAAGCAGCCAAATTTCAGCAGGAGGCCCGTAGGGTGAGTGGGGCTGaaaccatagaattagaatgagtaGAATGGCCATCCACATTCAGGTCAATGATGCCATAATAGGTCATTCTATTTATATGGCTGCAATGTTTATAGGTCCACTTCAGTCCGGACCCTAGACCTATTATCTATCACCTTGGTCCATACAGGAGAAGGGATACATTGGCttcgtcacaaatggcaccctgttaccCTGAAAGTACTGAACTGtacagggaaaagggtgccatttgggacataccctAAATATACTGTCTTGCTACAGGGGGTTCAGCATTCTCACTGATGCAAAGAGTCTCTTAAAAGCTTCAGAACTTGCAATGGCACATTGAGTCTCTAAATATTTATTGTGGGTTATGATTTCTCTCTGTGGTCAGGTCAATCTTCCCTTTTGCTTTTCTGAGTTTTTTCTtgttctctttcttctctcccttcccttcattGTTTCTTTATATttattcctcctcttcctcctccgtgttctcttgctctctcgcatcctctgtctttctttgcctctttctttccttcttctgCCCTTTAGAAGCAGATGATGATCATGTGCTGCTGTGTCATTCTCTGTGTCATCGGAGGGTCCTTCCTCTACAGCTTTATCAAATAGGAAATATCGTCTGGGGGAAAACTTGTTGTGAAACTGAGAGGTGTTCAAAACTCCAAACTTTTTAAATCATGTATTGATCCAGAAGGATGTTACCCTGGTCACAGACCTCTTTGTACTCTTGCAAACGCCATTCCTGTCCCTGTCAAGTTTGATCAGGGCCTGGATTTATAAAGCCTTTCAGAGTATGagtacagatctgggatcagttgaaccttttagatcacaatgaataagattacatggacaggcgGGGCAGGATCCTAGAtgagcactcctactctgagatgctttatgaatacggAACCAGATTAGATAACGTTAGATCCAGGTTATTCTTAGGCtgtgtcccacatggcaccctattccccttgtagtatataggaaatagggtgccatttgggatgtagacttAGGCTGTATTATTGTCCTCTTAACGTGATAATCACTTATGACTCTGGCCTCAGGGGACGTTGAAGAGGAGTGTCCCAGATTACCCCCAGTTTAACCTGGGTGGATGGATCAACAGTGGTCACTCTGTCAAGAGATGCATACAGTGCTACTCAGAGGAGACACACTTCAGTCTTGCTTAAGGCCTTCCACCCTttcgtcttctctctctctctttcctttcgtctctttctctgtctttctctctctctcacacacacacacactctctctctccctcttttcccctctctctctctcgttcctctttTCAGGCATGCTTCTACCCACAGCTGCTTTTCCCACTTCAAGGATTTGTGTCAATTAGCTTTGGTAGTGTGGCTCCTTAATAATCTAAGCCAAGACAGGTCAACGATAACACTGTGTAATCATGTCAAGTAACCTAAAGATATTGGTAAATAAATGTATATGATAAAACGATGATTCACTGCCCTATTGTCAGCTAGTAATCAAAATGACCCCAAAATGGCACGTTTTTATGTTATTATTGTGTGTTGAAGTTACTGCTTAATATTGCACTCATGTCATTTTTATCCTACATGTGTGTCAATGCATGTACCACCAGGGATCATGCCTGTGTCATAAAACTGTCACCTGCACTCTCTCTACAaatgatgtgtataaaccctgTATTGAAGCCAACGTGCAGCCATCTTGGTAATCCTCCTCAATGGTTAAaagattttggaagctatagaaatgcatttgttAATGTCTACATTCGTTTTGACACGTTTATTCTATTAGACGctttaatgcatacttttaaattctATTATGTGGcctaaacactttttttttaaatggggagAGTACTAacgttactgtccccactacaaaaaaaatacttaaataatatgtaattttgtctTTGAAATACTATGGAGGACTACTCCTTctagggagtgccaatatggccacggtggccaatacatagcatcagcagtCCAGGGTTTACTTATATAAGCCATTGCTCTCTACCCCCTCTAATAATAGATAGGATAGTATTTTTGTTGTGATGCAAGCAAGCAGTATCAAGTGAATAGCCaatatgtctgtgtctgtttgtgtcttcAGTCACATACATTTGTAGTGATTTTGTAGGCATTTATATGGAAAATGTTATCTGAACAAAATGTAAGGTCAGGTTTCAGTTTTTTGTAGCTTTTCCCGTCTGTTgacaaataatacaaataaaaaagaaTCGCCATTTGCCAAGTGTTTTTATTTGTAAGTTTTCATTATTCAACTACTTTAAACTGTTTTGAAAAATAGGAATACAACAAAACGAATTGCCTTTGACATCTCTCGCCGTCTGTATATTGTTTAATTGGCAGGATAAATCCTCCAATTGTTGCCATCCACCAAACTGTGGGACCAATAGACAGCCGCTTCCGGATTACAACTGCCATGAATGGGCGGCTTTACTGTAGCAAACCAAGACCAAAGTAGCTACCCAGAAAACGTGTCTCAGCAATGCAAAGCTCAGGGAGTCAAGACACAGCAGAAGCCAGGAGGCAGACTGGCCCCGTCGACCGTCCTTGAACAGGCCTACTCAATCATGGTGGTGTGTAAcggaaatacattttaattttatGGGTTCATAAGTTATATGGTAGGTCTGACAATTATTGTAAGGAGGTTGAGTTGGGAAACACGATGTCTGAATTGCGTGGTAGTTCATTGGCTGCTTTATTGTCCCTTTTTGTATGTTGACCAATTATTATTCTCCTTTGAAGATAGTAGCAAAATGGTTGCCAATTGGAGTTCGATTCGTCAAATAACCCGCAATTTAATTGGTCATTCACGTGTCGGTATCACTTTGTTTTATGTGTGTTCAATCGTTATCGACAAAATGTATTTCTGAGTGACATAATTACCGACCATTTAGCGCCTCGCCGGCTTTGCTCTCGTTGGACGATGTTATTGTTGTAGGCGGGTCTTGAGAAACTAGTGTTGTTTTGTGAGGAGATGAAAATGGCGGCGGATGGCTGACCGCCGTCTTTATCGGATATTATACATAAAACTGCGATTTAATAAACCAGCGTTCTCTGTCGATTTTAACAGAACGTCATGTCATTTAATATGACCAGGTTTTAAGTATTTTCTAAACTCTTTGGTTgattggagttttccaaaagacaAAGCGGAAAGTTCCTTTGGAAATAGATTGCTCGCTGTCTGTTGTTGCATTTTAAACTTAACGTTCGTTTTAGTTCAGCGAACAGTTTGTTCAGCATAATAAGAAAATGTGTTTAAAATACATGCCGCAAATAACCCAGGACTGGTAACCCCCCTCACCCCCTAAAACTAGCCAGACAAGTGTCTAAATTGTATCATTAGTAAGCTACtctatagctaacgttagctataacACGCTAACTCTTACATAATGAACCACACTACAATCCCAGATGCAATATTGGCGCTATCAACAAACTAAAGCTTGCTAGCTAATCCCATTCTCTCGGTAGGGTTTTGTTTTGGTGATCGACAACAATACTTCCCTTTGGTGGGGGATAGCTAGCCAAAGATGCTAGCCTCTACTTTACTATTTCACTAGCTATGTCCTAGTGGTAATTATCTGCCGTTAGCTGTAAATAACATAACGTTGCAATGTGTAAACGCTCGTACTTTATTTTATACGGTGGTTTtagtcaaatcaaaatgtattaacTTGGCTACGTTGCTGACTGTATTTTAGATTTAGTTTGTCAGATTTGAAAGgcttttttaattattattattttttacccgCAAGTGACAGTGGACACATTACACTACTAGAACTAAATACATAAATTAAGCTACATTTCCAATCACGAGCTAGTTGTAGTGTTCAGCTGCTTGACAGCGCAGTCAGGTACCCACGTGTATCGGCGAACCGCCTACCAAAGCAGTCCACTGTCTCAAGTGACAGTCATAAAACATGGAAGATAAGCGTCGACCAAGATTCAGCAAGCGGTTGGTAAGTAACTAGTTGGCCCAGCGTTATTTCAACGTCTGTAGTAAAAATCCATCGCTAAACGTTACTTTAGACGTTTATGGTGATGAACTATCTGAAATGGCATGGACTACCGCTAGTTACTAACTATAATGAAATTGGCGTAGTATGGATATTTTAGTGTGTTCTAAAACTGTCCATATGGATTGAGATGTTGGAATTATAAAGACAGAGGAGGTGAGTTATGTTACTAGTCTGCGGTTCAATTCCATGACTTGCACCAAGACTTGTACCTCATAGTTTAGGTTATGGGAATAACTCGTGTTTTTCCCCCTAAGTAACTATTTATTTCCGATACCAAATAGCTGAGAAGCTTATGTCTCCGATTTGTCTTGCTTGATGGCATCATGTAGTCTAGATTGTCCACTGTAACTTGAGAAAGTATGATAAACAAGGctctttggtcaaaagtagtgccttaTAAATGGAATATGGTGCATTTTTCTAAGACGAGCCAGGTTCATGAGTTCATCGCTTGGGGGTTAAACAGTGCCAGGAGTGTGCATCATGTCACAGTCGCTCCAAAACATTGTAAAAGCAAACAGAGCGGAAGAGTAGTTAAAGAGGACCGGATCAACCATGCCTGGAGGAGTGAACACAGGGTTAGGTTGGGCTGTGGCTGGGATTAGTGTGAGAGCTAGCTAAATCCTTGGAAAGGAATATTGTGTACAATATTTTGTTACATGGTActtccccaatttcatggtgtccaattggtagtagttagtcttgtctcatctctgcaactcccgtacggactcgggagaggtgaaggtcgagagccatgcgtcctcagaaacacaacccaaccacactgcttcttgacacaatgcccatccaactcggaagccagccgcaccagcgtgcactgcgcccggcctgccacaggagtcgctagtgcacgatgggacaaaCCTGGaagactctgggccaattgtgcgccaccccatgggcctcccggtcgcggccggctgcgacagagcctggactcgaacccagtatctctggtggcacagctaatACTgcagtgcagtgccttagaccacagcaccacccaGGAGGCTACATGGTACATCTTTTAATTGAGGGTCAGATAAGATTATTGATTGATGTGTTTGAGGTGAGTTCTTCATTTTTCTGCACGTTGAGAGAATTTGAACCTGTTTAGTATGGTGACTAGGGTCTGCAGTCTACCTGACTGTAGAATCTGGATGTTTACAGGTGAGGTGAAACAAAAAAAGGCTGTTACTAGGCAATGGACCATAGAcctgatgtttatactgtacaatggaggtatgtgtgtgtgttgtgatttGTTAAAGTTGAGTTTTAAATGATAGTCACGTTTGTGTCTCTCAGAGTAGTAGCCAGGCAGCATCATGCAGAGATAACGTTTTATCAATTATGAATAGGCTGAGATTTAGGCAGTGGTGGTCAGGTCTATGTCTCTTAGTCTCTGGTCTGTGAGGGAGTTATTTTTCTTTGCCTGTTCTTTGAGCCATGCATCTCCAGAAGGCATATTGCAATACAACAGTGCCAGTGATGAAACGGgagaagagcgagagaagagaatTGGAAggagggatgtgtgtgagtgGAGAGGACACTGTGGCGAAAGCACGCTGTCTGCTCTGTGTGAAGCAAGAGGAGAAGTTACTGGAGaggctggctgtctgactggccATGTGAGCAGAAATGCGGAAAACACGGAGATGGGGGGGGGCACTGCAGAGGCGGAAGAATGACAGAGCTGGATAGACCGCaggcctctttttctctctgaaaaGGAGTGGGGGTGTGGAGGATGGTGAACGAAGGAGAGATGCTGCTGCACTACGCCAGGGATGTgagaagaaaggaggaggaagaaagataaagagaggaggagggatggagtggtgACACTGAAGGTGCGAGGTGTGTAGAGTCTCCATCCCACAGGATTCCCCAAGGTGCACTGCAGGAGAGGGAAAGGGCAAGATAAATATGATGGAGAGGATACTGGATTGCtacagtgagggagggagagagaacatctGTAACCCTGCTGGTACTGGCTCCGAGACCCACCGTCTCTTGGCGACGATCTTTGATAATAAACATGGACTTTTTAAACTTAACGTCTGTCGTGTGCCCTTACCCACTCTAGTTGCTCAGGCGTCGTGGCGCAATTGTGCTGCTCCGGGTCGTCTATTGTTTCTTGAGTAGCTGAGTGAGTGAGCGGCCGGGAGACCCAGGATGTGATCTAGACCGGAGGAGCTGGCTGTCTGTCGTTCCCCAGCCAAGACGTCTCCCAGATGGATCCACTCCCTCCCGCTCCCATGTCCCTGGCATGGTGCTCCAATCcagactgtttctctctctagagTCTTGTCACACAAGCAGAATTCCAGCCTTGGGAATACTAGGTGGAGCTGGTAACTGCGGTGTGCGTGACCAGCAGCTGGTCTGTGTGATGTCTCAGTTAAAGGTTGTTGGTTCCGCCGGGTGCTGTAGCAACGTAGTGCGTCACTGAGAGACGGTATgcttgtgtctcaaatggcaccctacacagtgcactatctAGAGAGCCATTTGGTACGCGCAGCCACTCCACTGTACTGGGCAGCGGCCCAGGGGAGCACAGACCCGACTGGCGCACTGCGTTACACCACTCGCTGCAATGCCGTTGTGTCCTTCTCCTATACCAAACCACCTGAATGGAACAAAGATCTCTCGTCAACCCTGGCTTACAGATGGATAATGGATTTTGAATTTACTGGGACAGGGTTGTCTTCTTGAAGGGCTGGGCCACTCGGAGCCAAGGAGGATTGCAGTGAGATGTTGGAGGTAGGGCTGGTACTGGTGCCTCATTCTGCATCTCATGGCACTGATTTGGCTGCTACAGCGTTGGATACTAGTGCTGTTTAATGTCTCGCTGTATAGTGTCATTGGCTTGTGGCTGACTGGTGGACAGTACAGTGAGGTTGTTTCACATTGTGTGGTGTTTGCaaggaggcgtgtgtgtgtgttcagggctgGCTGAGGATATTTTAGAGGTGTGTGAGACGGGCGGAGAGAGTGCATTCTCAGACACCTCTTATTGTTGTCCCTGAGCTCTGGGCTGCTGGACCCCCTCCCTGGGTCAGCTGGTGCATTGCTATGGCAACCCTGGTCCACTCCCTGGTCCACTttgtgtagctgttagcgatcGTGCTAATGATAACCGTCAGCTGGTAGacggaaaggctttcccaaaaaaccTTCTCAGTTAAATGTTGTCTAAAAAGTAGCCTCTGCCTTTCTGGcggaatgatatcatgattatttgcatcaatccaatggccatttgttttgcaaactctgaAATCACATGAGCGCTACACCACCATCAATGAAGCATCAAGCCTCCAGTTGACAGATAGAGCTGGTGAATAAGTAGTGGGGATGGGGGACAATATTGAGCAGGGGGAATGGAAGCACTGGGTAAAAAGGTCTACAGGtaccccccctcttcctctttatCCCCCCCATCCCTGAGAGTATGGAAAGTCAGTGTGAGGGAGATTAATGATAGGCTACATTAGAGAGAATTGATACTCTGGCCTGAACATTGATGTattgtgtgttctgtgttgatATGGGTTTGTGTGGGTATGTTCTTTCCTCCTTGCCCCAGTGTGTGTTGTAATACAGAGACTTTTTGTAGGAGGGAGGAGCAGGTAATGTACTGTGTGTGGGAGCGTTGTTTACACAGCCAAACTCTGCGGTCGTTTAGTAGCATTACATGTTACTGAAATACCTTAAAGAATCTGGGAGAAGTATTAAACCTAACTATTACAGAAATACTGTAAATACCCTAAAATAGTGCGATGGGATTTGAAGGGTATACAGCTGCTGAACACATTGAGGTAAATATGTTATTTAATCCTTTTCCTTCTTCCTCCTCACATTCCTCATCCCtattccctcttcctctttccccctctctccagcgGTCGGGCACGCGGCGGCGCTACCATGACGATGGTATCTCGGACGACGAGATCGAGGGGAAGAGGACCTTTGACCTGGAGGAGAAGCTGACGAGCGAGAGGTTCACCTCGGACAGGGTCAAACGCATGGAGGGGAAAGGTCAGCGTTGGGTGTCATTGCAGTAGAATGACGGAGGGTTTGAGACATTGTCTGTGTctgaaattgcaccctattccctatatgaaATGCACTTCTgacagtagtagtgcactatagggaaggGAATAGGGTCTCATTTGGGTGTTGCTTAGCAACTTGAGTAGCTTTGAGGATTCCTGTTTAGTTTATGGC is part of the Oncorhynchus clarkii lewisi isolate Uvic-CL-2024 chromosome 10, UVic_Ocla_1.0, whole genome shotgun sequence genome and encodes:
- the LOC139419693 gene encoding syntaxin-3-like, whose translation is MKDRLEQLKAKSDVAADDVEIPVENQAFMDDFFAQIEEIRSSIDKIDESVAQAKKLYSTILSAPTPEQKTQDDLEAVTNDIKKAAGTARNKLKSIEKQLETNTEERSSADTRIRKSQHAILAKKFVEVMTKYNEAQTDFRDKSKGRIARQLEITGKTTTDEELEEMLEGGNAAVFTAGIMESGISKQALNEIEARHKDIVRLESSIKELHDMFVDIAMLVENQGGMIDKIESNMDQSVGFVERAVADTKKAAKFQQEARRKQMMIMCCCVILCVIGGSFLYSFIK